GCGGCCCAGGAGCCGGACCAGCTCGTCGAGGGTCACCGACTCGAGGTCGGCGACGGTGTGGATCCCGGCGCGGCGCAGCCGCTCGGCCGTGGCGGGGCCGACGCCGGGGATGATCGTGACGTGCATCGGGCGCAGCAGCTGCTGTTCGCCCCCGGGCGGGACGACCACCAGTCCGTCGGGCTTGTCGAGGTCGCTGGCCACCTTGGCGATGAACTTGCTCGTGCCGATCCCCACCGAGGCGGTGAGGCCGCCGGTGACCTCGTGCACCCGGGCGCGCAGCCGCTCACCCACCGCACGCACGGTCTCGACCTCGAGGTCGGGCAGGTCCGCGGCGGCGAGGTCGACGAACGCCTCGTCCAGCGAGAGCGGCTCGACCAGGGGCGAGACCTCGCGCAGCGCGGCCATCACGGCACGGCTGGTCGCGTGGTAGGCGTGGAAGCGACCGGTCAGGAACGCCGCGTGGGGGCAGCGGGAGCGCGCCTCGCGGGTCGACATGGCCGAACGCACGCCGTAGGTCCGGGCCTCGTAGGAGGCCGTCGAGACGACGCCCCGGCCCCCGACGCCCCCGACGACGACCGGCTTGCCGCGCAGCGAGGGCTTGTCGCGCTGCTCGACGGCGGCGAAGAAGGCGTCGAGGTCGAGGTGGAGCACCGACGCGACCTGCCGCATGGGCGCAACCTACCCGTCACCGCCCCCACGTCCGCGCGGTCGGGGCGGGCCACGAAGTGTCCACAGCCCACCACCCGTGTCGGGTTGTCCACAGCCCGCCCGGCGATCCGGCCTCCGTGTCGTCCCGGGCCGGGACCGTGGCTCCATGACCACGACCCTCACCGCCC
This genomic interval from Nocardioides euryhalodurans contains the following:
- a CDS encoding DNA polymerase IV — encoded protein: MRQVASVLHLDLDAFFAAVEQRDKPSLRGKPVVVGGVGGRGVVSTASYEARTYGVRSAMSTREARSRCPHAAFLTGRFHAYHATSRAVMAALREVSPLVEPLSLDEAFVDLAAADLPDLEVETVRAVGERLRARVHEVTGGLTASVGIGTSKFIAKVASDLDKPDGLVVVPPGGEQQLLRPMHVTIIPGVGPATAERLRRAGIHTVADLESVTLDELVRLLGRAHGGGLHALARARDDRAVEPERETKSVSVEGTYDTDLTDPRLLAGLLTRQAGQVAERLRKHGLSGRTVTIKVRLHDFTTLNRSATLGSPTDHAPTIGRVARTLLAELDTSDGVRLLGVGVSGLADWVQEDLFGTEEDDEDPEPEVEVPSSRRSAWAPGMDVVHADLGRGWVWGSGRGVVTVRFETAETPAGPVRSFDVTDPDLAAWLPDEEVNDG